The Thalassospira sp. TSL5-1 genome contains the following window.
GTTTTTCGTTCGCCAGCAGTTTAAGGCCCGCCATCATCGAGGTCGGATTGGCGTTATAGGCATCGTCAATGAGCAGATAATGGCCTTTTTCGCTGCCATCTGCCGCCAGAATGGCAAGGGCATGGCGCGCGCCGCGCCCGGCAGGCGGTGTTACATCGGCCAAATCCTGTGCCGCGCGCACAATATCGGCACCAATCTGGTCCACGCAGGCCAGCACAGCCAGCGAATTGATCACCCAGTGTTCACCGGGGCAGCCCATGAAATATTCAAGGTCGCGGCCGCCAATGCGGGCCCGCACGGCACTGCCGCCGGTCACGATATTGGCCTCAAACAGGCGATAGGATGCGGTGGCATCGGTGCCGAAACTTTTGATATTGGTAATACCCAGTTCCTTTGCCCGGCGGGCCAGGGTAAAATAATGGATGTTGTCGCGGTTCAAAATGACCGCGCCATCCGTGTTCAGCCCGTCAAATATCTCCGACTTGGCCTTGGCGATTTCGGCCTCATCTTTGAAATATTCGGTGTGTGCGCCAACCACTGTCGTAATCAGGGCGACTTCTGGTTTGACCATTTGAACCAGCGGCGAAATTTCGCCCGGATGGTTCATGCCGATTTCAAAAACCCCATATTGGGCATCGGCCGGCAGGGTTGCCAGGCTCAGCGGTACACCCCAGTGATTATTGAAGCTGGACGGGCTGGCGTGGGTTTTGGCCTGTTCGCCCAGCACATATTTCAGGGCTTCCTTG
Protein-coding sequences here:
- the murF gene encoding UDP-N-acetylmuramoyl-tripeptide--D-alanyl-D-alanine ligase — protein: MSEAVLWTAEDAVSATGGIVAGDWQVSGISIDSRKTRPGDLFIALKGPNFDGHEFVTKAFEAGCRAALVSDASVLPKDAPALIVDDTLDAMVRLGMAGRARSKAKIIAITGSVGKTGTKEALKYVLGEQAKTHASPSSFNNHWGVPLSLATLPADAQYGVFEIGMNHPGEISPLVQMVKPEVALITTVVGAHTEYFKDEAEIAKAKSEIFDGLNTDGAVILNRDNIHYFTLARRAKELGITNIKSFGTDATASYRLFEANIVTGGSAVRARIGGRDLEYFMGCPGEHWVINSLAVLACVDQIGADIVRAAQDLADVTPPAGRGARHALAILAADGSEKGHYLLIDDAYNANPTSMMAGLKLLANEKPGENGRRIAILGDMRELGDEAEKMHRDLAHPLEHLGIDGVFTVGPMMALLAEELPKERHLGHFDTAEDAIAPVLASIGDGDVVLVKGSLGIYVSKIVSALKSGQTGTAPASN